One Owenweeksia hongkongensis DSM 17368 genomic region harbors:
- a CDS encoding SPFH domain-containing protein, with amino-acid sequence MKEEKIISAQSGYLHLAISLLLIAGGIFMITEGNLFALALIPILLLHIVGFTVVSPNKALVLVLFGDYKGTVIKNGFFWVNPFFTKSKISLRAANLESKPIKVNDKLGNPIMISVVLVWRVKDTYRASFDVNDFEEFVLIQSETAVRKLASAYPYDTFDDEEADVSLRSGLEDINHELEREMQDRLTMAGIEVIEARINHLAYASEIAGAMLQRQQATAIVAARLKIVEGAVGMVDMALAELSAKNIVDLDPEKRAAMVSNLMVVLCGDKNATPVVNTGTLYN; translated from the coding sequence ATGAAAGAAGAAAAAATTATATCTGCTCAATCAGGTTATTTACACCTGGCCATTTCTTTACTCCTTATTGCAGGCGGAATCTTTATGATTACCGAGGGAAATCTTTTTGCTCTGGCGTTGATACCTATACTGCTACTGCACATTGTAGGTTTTACCGTTGTCAGCCCAAACAAAGCTCTAGTATTGGTTCTATTTGGAGATTACAAAGGGACAGTTATAAAAAACGGCTTCTTTTGGGTAAATCCATTCTTCACCAAAAGCAAGATAAGCCTGCGCGCTGCCAACCTTGAGAGCAAACCCATTAAGGTAAACGACAAACTGGGTAACCCAATAATGATAAGTGTGGTGCTGGTGTGGCGTGTAAAGGATACTTACAGAGCAAGTTTTGATGTAAATGACTTTGAGGAATTTGTATTGATACAAAGCGAAACTGCGGTGCGTAAACTGGCCAGCGCTTACCCTTATGACACTTTTGACGATGAGGAAGCAGATGTAAGTCTTCGCAGCGGCCTTGAAGATATAAACCATGAGCTGGAGCGCGAAATGCAAGACCGTCTAACTATGGCTGGTATTGAAGTGATAGAAGCCCGAATTAATCATTTGGCTTATGCTTCTGAAATTGCCGGAGCAATGCTTCAGCGTCAGCAGGCTACCGCAATTGTAGCAGCCAGACTAAAAATAGTAGAAGGTGCCGTGGGTATGGTAGACATGGCTCTTGCCGAATTGAGCGCCAAGAATATTGTGGACCTTGATCCTGAAAAACGTGCTGCCATGGTAAGTAATCTGATGGTGGTGCTTTGTGGAGATAAAAATGCAACGCCTGTGGTAAACACCGGAACACTTTATAATTAA
- a CDS encoding YceI family protein has protein sequence MKYLGKFFAASAVLFAVACNNAPTETVETTEAEEVATPEVTEATYAVVTDGDEVKWEGFKTYSDGKHTGAIQVTEGQLMTEGGNVVGGSFVIDMKSITNDDLPEEGDYNQAKLIGHLSSADFFDVANHPTATFTITKVEAAAEGEATHKVSGNLNMRGTEKNITFPATINVEDEMVTLTTPEFVIDRTNWNVMYGSKNLESVAKDNLIDNNIKLMVDLKASKA, from the coding sequence ATGAAGTACTTAGGTAAATTTTTCGCAGCATCTGCAGTTCTTTTTGCTGTAGCTTGTAATAACGCTCCTACTGAAACTGTAGAAACCACAGAAGCAGAAGAGGTAGCAACCCCAGAAGTAACCGAAGCAACTTATGCAGTAGTAACTGACGGTGATGAAGTAAAATGGGAAGGATTCAAAACTTACAGTGATGGAAAGCACACCGGTGCTATTCAAGTTACTGAAGGACAATTGATGACTGAAGGAGGCAATGTAGTTGGTGGTTCATTCGTAATTGATATGAAATCTATCACTAACGATGATCTTCCTGAAGAAGGTGATTACAATCAAGCAAAATTAATCGGTCATCTAAGCAGTGCTGACTTTTTTGATGTAGCAAATCACCCAACTGCTACTTTTACTATTACCAAAGTAGAAGCAGCTGCTGAAGGTGAAGCTACTCACAAAGTAAGTGGCAACCTTAATATGAGAGGAACTGAAAAGAACATTACTTTTCCGGCTACCATCAATGTAGAGGATGAAATGGTAACTCTAACCACTCCAGAGTTTGTAATCGATCGTACCAACTGGAACGTAATGTACGGATCAAAAAATCTAGAGAGTGTTGCTAAGGATAACCTTATCGACAACAACATTAAGTTAATGGTTGATCTTAAGGCTTCTAAGGCTTAA
- the radC gene encoding RadC family protein: MNYQPSSKGIKSWAEDDRPREKLLLKGKAALSDAELIAILLGSGSRDETAVDLAKRILQSVNGNLNELGRLGVPELTKFKGIGEAKALSVITALEVGKRRRMSEALERKRITSSAQAFEVLQPLIGDLSHEEFWVVYLSASNKVLAHRCISKGGITGTMADTRMIFKEGLHLNSTAMILAHNHPSGNLTPSQADKNLTRSLIKAGDLMEIKVMDHLIITEHQYFSFADEGEM; the protein is encoded by the coding sequence TTGAACTATCAACCATCATCAAAAGGAATAAAAAGCTGGGCTGAGGATGATCGTCCTCGGGAAAAGCTTTTACTCAAAGGCAAGGCAGCACTTTCTGATGCGGAACTTATTGCCATCTTGCTTGGTAGCGGAAGTAGAGACGAAACCGCAGTAGACCTGGCCAAGCGCATTCTTCAATCTGTAAATGGAAACCTTAATGAGCTAGGCCGACTTGGCGTTCCAGAACTTACTAAGTTTAAAGGGATAGGCGAGGCTAAGGCTTTAAGTGTGATTACTGCTTTGGAAGTAGGTAAGCGTAGACGGATGTCCGAAGCTTTAGAGCGAAAGAGAATAACTTCCAGCGCTCAGGCTTTTGAAGTTTTGCAACCATTAATAGGCGACTTGAGTCATGAAGAATTTTGGGTAGTGTATCTCAGTGCTTCCAATAAAGTATTGGCACATCGCTGTATAAGCAAAGGAGGAATTACGGGTACCATGGCTGATACTCGTATGATTTTCAAAGAAGGTTTGCATCTTAACTCCACAGCAATGATTTTGGCACACAATCATCCGTCAGGTAATTTAACCCCCAGTCAAGCGGATAAAAACCTTACAAGATCACTTATAAAAGCTGGAGACCTGATGGAAATAAAAGTGATGGATCATCTAATAATTACCGAGCACCAGTATTTTAGTTTTGCAGATGAAGGCGAAATGTAA
- a CDS encoding fungalysin/thermolysin family protein translates to MNSRFLILSLCSIFLFSCNKKESSLDEEQFCYNWKQNSTSDILLSINEVALVDSLFINNNLSKANLQFFDLSVSSQTNTTYIKCHQYVNGLKVFSGDLVYLFDSNGKFEEVFGDAITGINLSNKPAMNPNDLVKTFHDSINADPQMQGYKSQMLAECVNLEFGYFDQNAGDGSASPAYIKAWWLTYDDYSAEMIVNDQSGKTYRYFNGIRTSTK, encoded by the coding sequence ATGAACTCTCGTTTTCTTATCCTTTCTCTCTGCTCCATATTTCTGTTTTCTTGTAATAAAAAAGAATCATCTTTAGATGAAGAGCAGTTTTGTTATAATTGGAAGCAAAACTCAACTAGTGACATCCTTTTATCAATAAATGAAGTGGCCCTTGTTGACAGCCTTTTTATCAATAATAATTTAAGCAAAGCGAATCTTCAATTTTTTGATTTAAGCGTTTCAAGCCAAACAAATACTACTTATATTAAGTGCCATCAGTATGTAAATGGATTGAAGGTGTTTTCAGGGGATCTGGTTTATTTATTCGATTCAAATGGAAAATTTGAAGAAGTATTCGGTGATGCAATTACAGGGATAAATCTGAGTAATAAGCCTGCAATGAATCCAAATGATTTAGTGAAAACATTCCACGATTCAATAAATGCGGATCCACAAATGCAAGGATATAAGAGCCAAATGCTGGCAGAATGTGTGAATCTTGAATTTGGATACTTTGACCAAAATGCTGGAGATGGCAGCGCCAGTCCAGCTTACATAAAAGCCTGGTGGCTTACCTATGATGATTATAGTGCTGAAATGATAGTAAATGACCAGTCTGGAAAGACATATCGGTATTTCAACGGAATTCGAACTTCTACAAAATAA
- a CDS encoding polysaccharide deacetylase family protein yields MILVYSEKTTARFRYIARLMLQNLLGQELRFTNDLEEYLQSTLPKINYSKNPLQSGVYIQSANLLFETDIFQQDFQISEYDGEKVFFLSGKLSSLPFDPFAASFFLVSRYEEYIPFIADNHNRFAAKESFMFKQGVLHRPLVNQYAEFIAKKLLEQNPGLEIKRKKYEFVNTVDIDNAYAFQGKGLVRTVGAYANDLFKLRFAEIKDRTRTFLGLLKDPYETFDYQLNLQEKYGYRSIYFALFSRLGQYDRSLTLHSNRLQRYLKGINDFCEVGIHPSYRSNSHVSIMEEELHGLENVLNIDVTKSRQHFLKLSFPETYRHLIDLEITDDYSMGFAAESGFRAGICTPFRFYDLELETETPLIVHPFAFMDGTYIYYKQMSPDDAWNEILQYIEVYKKYGGEFTPIWHNRIFSEREPEWKGWNRIFEEMVKAAI; encoded by the coding sequence ATGATATTAGTATACTCCGAAAAAACTACCGCGCGTTTTCGCTACATCGCCCGTTTGATGCTACAAAACCTTTTGGGTCAGGAGTTGCGTTTTACAAATGACTTAGAAGAGTACCTTCAAAGTACCCTTCCGAAAATAAATTACTCCAAAAACCCTCTTCAAAGTGGGGTGTATATTCAATCTGCAAACCTTCTTTTTGAAACAGATATTTTTCAGCAGGACTTTCAGATTTCGGAGTATGATGGCGAAAAGGTCTTTTTTCTTTCTGGCAAGTTATCGAGCTTGCCTTTTGACCCTTTTGCGGCTTCCTTTTTTTTGGTAAGTAGGTATGAAGAGTATATTCCTTTTATTGCTGATAACCACAACAGATTTGCCGCAAAGGAGAGCTTTATGTTTAAACAAGGTGTGCTTCATAGGCCATTGGTAAATCAATATGCCGAGTTTATTGCCAAAAAACTTTTGGAGCAAAATCCAGGCCTGGAAATCAAGAGGAAAAAGTATGAGTTTGTAAATACTGTGGATATTGACAATGCGTATGCCTTTCAGGGCAAAGGTTTGGTGCGCACAGTAGGGGCTTATGCCAATGACTTGTTTAAGCTTAGGTTTGCAGAAATTAAAGATCGCACCCGTACTTTTTTAGGCTTATTAAAAGATCCGTATGAAACGTTTGATTATCAACTGAACTTGCAGGAAAAGTATGGTTACCGCTCTATTTACTTCGCTCTGTTTTCTCGCTTGGGTCAATATGATCGAAGTCTGACGTTGCACAGTAATCGACTTCAGCGATACCTCAAAGGAATCAATGATTTTTGTGAAGTAGGTATTCACCCTTCCTATCGTTCCAATTCACATGTTTCCATTATGGAAGAAGAGCTGCACGGTTTAGAGAACGTTTTAAATATAGATGTTACCAAAAGTCGTCAGCACTTTTTAAAGTTGTCATTTCCTGAAACCTATCGTCATTTGATAGATCTTGAAATTACAGATGACTACAGTATGGGTTTTGCTGCTGAGTCTGGTTTTAGAGCTGGTATTTGTACACCCTTTCGCTTTTATGATTTGGAGCTTGAAACCGAGACCCCACTTATAGTTCATCCTTTTGCCTTTATGGATGGTACTTACATTTATTACAAGCAAATGAGTCCTGATGATGCCTGGAATGAAATTTTGCAATACATAGAGGTTTACAAAAAGTACGGAGGCGAGTTTACCCCCATTTGGCATAATCGCATTTTTAGCGAGCGCGAGCCAGAGTGGAAAGGGTGGAACCGCATCTTTGAAGAAATGGTAAAGGCGGCTATATGA
- a CDS encoding YjjG family noncanonical pyrimidine nucleotidase translates to MTTKYHHLFFDLDHTLWDFEANSRLTLLDLFVKHNLEQQLKTEYEDFYKSYIKVNDGKWALYRKGGITKEELRLERFRDTFSTFGYVDNEFAAVFESEYLSICPHKTQLLPGTEELLEYLQNRYELHVITNGFLETQKIKMKKSGLELFFQSMISSEEIGVNKPAPQIFEKSLKRTGADSKTSLMIGDSLHADILGAQSFGMDQVFYNPLKLKHNERPTFEVSHLLEMKNFL, encoded by the coding sequence ATGACCACCAAGTACCATCATCTGTTTTTTGATCTCGATCATACCCTTTGGGATTTTGAGGCAAACTCAAGACTTACTCTCTTGGATTTGTTTGTCAAGCATAACCTTGAGCAGCAGCTAAAAACAGAGTATGAAGATTTTTATAAATCATACATAAAAGTAAATGATGGAAAGTGGGCGCTTTACCGTAAGGGTGGAATAACAAAAGAGGAACTACGTTTGGAACGCTTTCGCGATACTTTTTCCACATTTGGTTATGTGGATAATGAGTTTGCGGCAGTTTTTGAAAGTGAATATCTGAGTATTTGTCCTCACAAAACGCAGTTATTACCGGGAACAGAGGAACTTCTTGAATATTTACAGAATCGCTATGAACTGCATGTGATTACTAATGGCTTCTTAGAGACGCAAAAAATAAAAATGAAGAAGAGTGGTTTGGAACTTTTCTTTCAAAGCATGATTTCGTCTGAAGAAATAGGAGTGAATAAACCAGCTCCACAGATTTTTGAAAAATCATTGAAACGTACTGGTGCTGACTCTAAAACTTCATTGATGATTGGCGATAGCCTTCATGCGGATATTTTGGGAGCCCAGAGTTTTGGAATGGATCAGGTGTTTTATAATCCTTTAAAACTGAAACATAACGAGCGTCCTACTTTTGAGGTTTCTCACCTTTTGGAGATGAAGAATTTTCTTTGA
- a CDS encoding alkaline phosphatase family protein encodes MKRREFIRKTGMAAGAMVLPYVLPGGSLFAPTGSRKANHVVFCMFAGGVRNLESVHKNDGNLMPSMLNGNESISSDIVSSMSALPSPAVSSPLQNFGTLYKEFRYDQGPTGHFNGHTTAITGQYTNSSLSLLERPSYPTVFELYRKHNTPSMSALNSWWITHTNNLYPILNYSNYAGYGPTYGANQLSPNDLFSSRTVPNLINKNNFSGNNKELQDDIRKFMNNNFGGGLNASAGMKNDTEDAEKIENWIDKVLQDISSGSLNNPWNIPSYMNGDMYNIYFAEEVLKQFQPELLVVNMFGVDTCHTDFSGYCNAMRRADWAVGHLWDTIQNTPGLANDTVLIVAPEIGRNGTPNSIVDANGRPALDHTNSDPMSKEIFCLVAGPPSVVNQGKVISQEAGRSIDIVPTIANILGFDSEIPGLLPGNVLHDAFI; translated from the coding sequence ATGAAAAGGAGGGAGTTTATTAGAAAAACGGGTATGGCAGCGGGAGCCATGGTTTTGCCATATGTGCTACCAGGCGGAAGCTTGTTTGCTCCTACTGGTTCTCGAAAGGCAAATCATGTGGTGTTTTGCATGTTTGCCGGTGGTGTACGTAATCTCGAAAGTGTACACAAAAATGACGGAAACCTAATGCCTTCTATGCTGAATGGGAATGAAAGTATCAGTAGCGATATAGTTTCCTCAATGAGTGCTTTGCCTTCACCAGCTGTTAGTTCTCCATTGCAAAATTTTGGAACTCTTTATAAGGAATTTCGCTATGACCAAGGACCAACAGGGCACTTTAATGGTCACACCACCGCTATTACCGGGCAGTACACCAATAGTAGTTTGAGCTTGCTCGAAAGGCCATCGTATCCCACTGTTTTTGAACTTTATCGTAAGCATAATACGCCTAGTATGTCTGCTTTAAATTCGTGGTGGATCACACATACCAACAATTTATACCCCATTCTAAATTATAGTAACTACGCGGGCTATGGACCCACTTATGGTGCTAATCAGCTTTCGCCAAACGATTTATTTAGTAGTAGGACAGTTCCCAATTTGATTAATAAAAATAATTTTTCAGGAAATAATAAGGAGCTACAAGATGATATCAGGAAGTTTATGAATAACAACTTTGGTGGCGGTCTTAATGCTTCTGCAGGAATGAAAAATGATACAGAGGATGCTGAAAAAATTGAAAACTGGATAGATAAAGTTCTGCAGGATATTTCTTCAGGGAGTCTCAATAATCCTTGGAATATACCATCCTATATGAATGGTGATATGTACAATATCTATTTTGCGGAAGAAGTGCTTAAGCAGTTTCAGCCCGAGCTTTTAGTGGTAAACATGTTTGGTGTAGATACTTGCCATACTGACTTTTCTGGATATTGTAATGCCATGCGAAGGGCAGATTGGGCGGTAGGACATTTATGGGATACCATTCAAAATACCCCAGGTTTGGCCAATGATACAGTTTTGATAGTTGCGCCAGAAATTGGGAGAAATGGTACACCAAACTCCATTGTAGATGCTAATGGTCGCCCAGCTTTAGATCACACAAATAGCGATCCTATGTCAAAAGAAATATTTTGTTTAGTAGCTGGTCCTCCATCAGTGGTAAACCAAGGGAAAGTAATAAGCCAAGAGGCTGGCCGAAGTATTGACATCGTTCCAACAATTGCCAATATTTTGGGCTTTGATAGTGAAATTCCAGGGCTACTTCCCGGTAATGTATTACATGACGCTTTTATATGA
- a CDS encoding ComEC/Rec2 family competence protein: MIAQRYPVFRVFLLFCAGILLANFVDVSFHFFAILTGVSLLLAIFLAFFPPVFYSFRWRWMFGLVVSIFFVSLGVFITHLYGETNFKNHISDLPEGKRYYEVELLEDPLEKARSYGMQVKLLSFSNENEKLVEGSLKMMLYLQKSREASALRYGDRIVINTSVNKLRGPQNPFEFDYRDFLNLKAIYAQAYADSTSYKLASTGHGWAILRFAKNVRRHFLKAVDGWNLPESQAAITKALLLGYRYDIDDNTLKAYASAGAMHVLAVSGLHVGIVYTLAGYLLFFLMRIKRGAIVKSIILILLLWMFALITGMSASVVRAATMFTFVAIGTSLKRYTSIYNTILGSAILLLIIRPSYLFEVGFQLSYAAVFGIVWIQPKLSTLFRPSTKVVKLFWDITTVSIAAQVATFPLGLYYFHQFPTLFLVSNLIVIPVVTVLMYLGLLLLVLSSMGVVWLTLIKFYSGWLWLMNTGVQWVEKQAAFLITEIHVSRLELVLLYVLIFSGFLWLTKGGYKRLVLSMLCIIFIGISQLYEKHNLQQAATMVVYSAKGHAAIGLYHPSQSLFIADSAFLHDDDVLTFHVKHHWWALDAKPQYYCLEEVCTKSNSWNNKGLFSFCGKLICIPNEGELVLPKADFYVINEGYPNWKIENLMLSKIILGNSLRYSQRKKWKEFCLKNKLAFHDLNSEGAFQIVLNP; encoded by the coding sequence ATGATTGCTCAACGTTACCCGGTTTTCCGTGTATTTCTGCTGTTTTGTGCCGGCATTCTACTTGCCAATTTTGTAGATGTTTCCTTCCACTTTTTTGCTATTCTTACTGGAGTTTCCTTGCTGCTTGCCATTTTCCTTGCTTTCTTTCCTCCTGTATTTTATTCGTTTCGTTGGCGGTGGATGTTTGGGCTTGTGGTATCCATATTCTTTGTGTCGTTGGGTGTATTTATCACTCACCTTTACGGTGAAACAAATTTCAAAAACCACATTTCTGATTTACCGGAAGGTAAAAGGTATTATGAAGTAGAGCTACTGGAAGACCCTTTGGAAAAGGCTCGCTCGTATGGCATGCAAGTTAAGTTACTGAGTTTTTCAAATGAGAATGAGAAGCTTGTAGAGGGAAGCCTCAAAATGATGCTCTATTTGCAGAAAAGTAGAGAAGCTTCTGCTCTAAGATATGGTGATAGAATTGTGATTAACACTTCTGTAAATAAACTTCGTGGGCCGCAAAACCCCTTTGAATTTGATTATCGCGATTTCTTAAACCTAAAAGCAATTTATGCCCAAGCTTATGCGGATAGCACTTCGTATAAATTGGCAAGCACTGGTCATGGTTGGGCAATTCTAAGGTTTGCCAAAAATGTAAGGCGCCATTTTTTGAAAGCGGTGGACGGCTGGAATTTACCAGAAAGTCAAGCAGCCATAACTAAAGCCTTACTTCTGGGGTACCGATATGATATTGATGATAACACATTGAAAGCTTATGCTTCTGCGGGAGCAATGCATGTGCTGGCAGTAAGCGGCTTGCATGTAGGTATTGTTTACACTTTGGCTGGCTATCTTCTTTTTTTCTTAATGAGAATAAAGCGTGGCGCAATAGTAAAGAGTATTATTCTTATTCTTCTTTTGTGGATGTTTGCGCTAATTACGGGAATGTCGGCTTCGGTGGTTCGTGCAGCAACTATGTTCACTTTTGTAGCTATAGGAACGAGTCTAAAGCGCTACACTTCAATTTACAATACCATTTTGGGTTCCGCTATTCTATTGCTTATCATTCGCCCATCTTATCTTTTTGAGGTTGGCTTTCAGCTTAGTTATGCCGCGGTATTTGGCATAGTTTGGATTCAACCAAAGTTGTCAACCCTGTTTCGCCCTTCAACCAAGGTTGTAAAATTGTTTTGGGACATTACCACGGTTTCTATTGCTGCTCAGGTGGCTACTTTCCCTTTAGGACTTTATTACTTTCATCAGTTCCCTACTTTGTTTTTGGTGTCTAACCTTATTGTGATTCCTGTAGTAACGGTGCTCATGTATCTAGGTTTATTGTTGTTAGTGCTAAGCAGTATGGGGGTTGTGTGGCTTACGCTGATAAAGTTTTATTCAGGTTGGCTTTGGCTCATGAACACGGGAGTGCAGTGGGTAGAAAAACAAGCTGCGTTTTTGATTACTGAAATTCACGTAAGTCGACTGGAGTTGGTTTTGCTTTACGTTCTCATTTTTAGCGGATTTTTATGGTTGACTAAAGGCGGTTACAAAAGACTGGTGCTCTCTATGCTGTGCATAATTTTTATAGGAATTAGCCAGCTGTATGAAAAGCACAATTTACAGCAAGCAGCTACCATGGTAGTTTACTCTGCCAAAGGGCACGCGGCCATTGGTTTGTATCATCCTTCGCAATCACTCTTTATTGCCGATTCTGCATTTCTTCACGATGATGATGTCTTAACATTTCACGTAAAACACCATTGGTGGGCTTTGGATGCGAAACCTCAATATTACTGTCTGGAAGAGGTTTGCACTAAATCTAATAGCTGGAATAATAAAGGGCTGTTTTCCTTTTGTGGTAAACTTATTTGTATACCAAATGAGGGAGAATTGGTGCTTCCGAAAGCGGATTTCTATGTGATAAATGAAGGTTACCCAAATTGGAAAATAGAAAATCTGATGCTTTCAAAAATCATTTTGGGCAACAGCCTAAGATATAGTCAACGCAAAAAATGGAAGGAATTTTGTTTGAAAAACAAGCTAGCCTTTCATGACTTGAATAGTGAAGGTGCGTTTCAGATTGTGCTTAATCCCTAA
- the cdaA gene encoding diadenylate cyclase CdaA gives MSFIDFGILDAIDILLVAFLLYQLYRLIRGTVAINIFIGVAAIYLIWKLVEALQMELLSEILGKFIGVGVIALVIVFQQEIRKFLLLLGSTNFTHRRRFLRQLKILRDDNEPNIAISEIAEACRHMADSKTGALIVLERKSGLGSYVDTGTRINSQTSAQLLESIFNKHSPLHDGAVIISGEKLLAAGCILPVTEKTSLPSRFGLRHRAAIGIAEKTDALAIVVSEESGSISIAIGDEFINKVTAAELPKHVLDYLRD, from the coding sequence ATGTCTTTTATTGACTTCGGCATTTTAGACGCTATCGACATCCTGTTGGTAGCTTTTCTACTCTACCAGCTCTACCGTCTTATCAGGGGTACTGTGGCCATCAATATCTTTATTGGTGTGGCTGCCATCTACCTTATTTGGAAATTAGTAGAAGCTCTCCAGATGGAGCTTTTATCTGAAATACTTGGAAAGTTTATCGGTGTTGGAGTGATTGCTTTGGTAATTGTTTTCCAGCAAGAAATTCGAAAATTTCTTCTTCTTTTGGGCTCAACAAACTTCACTCATAGAAGACGTTTTTTACGCCAGCTAAAAATTCTTCGTGATGATAATGAACCAAACATTGCGATAAGCGAAATTGCCGAAGCCTGCCGCCACATGGCCGATTCAAAAACCGGAGCCCTCATTGTATTGGAACGAAAAAGTGGACTGGGAAGTTACGTAGATACTGGTACGCGTATCAACAGCCAAACTAGTGCACAGTTGCTCGAAAGTATATTCAACAAGCACTCTCCTCTACACGATGGAGCAGTAATTATAAGTGGTGAAAAATTACTGGCAGCTGGCTGTATTTTGCCTGTTACCGAAAAAACTTCTTTGCCGAGTAGATTTGGACTTCGTCACCGCGCTGCCATTGGTATTGCTGAAAAAACAGATGCGCTGGCTATTGTAGTTTCTGAAGAAAGTGGCTCTATTTCTATCGCCATCGGTGACGAGTTCATCAATAAGGTTACCGCTGCCGAGCTACCCAAGCATGTGCTGGATTACCTTAGGGATTAA
- the folP gene encoding dihydropteroate synthase, whose amino-acid sequence MLIKNEAKDTIFCKKHLLNLGGKPYSINSPMIMGILNITPDSFHDGGQHNTPENAVNRVREMLSEGASIIDIGPSSTRPGASSLSAKEETARIKAMLPTLKKEFSDTIFSLDTYQAEVARAGADMGVHIINDISGGTMDADMPKAVADIKLPYILMHIQGTPQTMQKDPQYKNVFEEVSYFFSKQMNTFLDAGVADIILDPGFGFGKNLEHNYELLAKLDLLKVFQRPILVGVSRKSMINKLLDISAKDALNGTTVVNTIALQKGADILRVHDVKAAAEALKILTFTQNFC is encoded by the coding sequence ATGCTCATAAAAAACGAGGCGAAAGATACCATTTTTTGCAAGAAACACTTGCTGAATCTGGGCGGAAAGCCCTACTCTATTAATAGCCCGATGATAATGGGTATTCTCAACATTACCCCCGATTCTTTTCATGATGGCGGACAGCACAACACGCCCGAAAATGCCGTGAACCGAGTACGCGAAATGCTGAGTGAGGGCGCCTCAATTATCGACATTGGCCCAAGCTCTACTCGTCCCGGGGCTAGTTCGCTTAGCGCGAAAGAAGAAACAGCTCGGATTAAAGCCATGCTTCCAACATTAAAGAAAGAGTTTTCGGATACCATTTTTTCACTGGACACTTATCAAGCCGAAGTAGCTCGTGCCGGAGCCGATATGGGGGTTCATATTATAAATGATATTAGTGGCGGAACGATGGATGCAGATATGCCGAAAGCAGTGGCTGACATTAAACTCCCATACATTTTGATGCACATACAAGGCACTCCGCAAACGATGCAAAAAGATCCTCAATACAAAAATGTATTTGAGGAAGTGAGCTACTTTTTCTCAAAACAAATGAACACCTTCCTCGATGCCGGAGTTGCCGATATTATTCTCGATCCTGGTTTTGGTTTTGGTAAAAACCTTGAGCACAATTATGAATTACTCGCAAAACTGGATTTGCTCAAAGTTTTTCAGCGCCCAATATTAGTAGGCGTAAGCCGCAAATCTATGATCAACAAACTGCTTGATATTTCTGCCAAAGACGCGCTAAACGGAACTACCGTAGTAAACACCATTGCCTTGCAAAAGGGAGCCGACATTCTAAGAGTGCATGATGTGAAGGCGGCAGCTGAAGCTTTGAAAATCCTTACTTTCACCCAAAATTTTTGTTAA
- a CDS encoding DUF1599 domain-containing protein — MNHTSQQYDEVIAHCRELFVNKMKDYGPAWRILRLPSLTDQIFIKAQRIRSIEQKGTQLVDDDLRGEFIGILNYSIMALVQLELGVVEKPDIDKDKAAQLFDKYAAETKALMERKNHDYGEAWREMRISSITDLILQKLLRIKQIEDNSGKTIVSEGLDANYMDMVNYAAFVLIKMSETETL, encoded by the coding sequence ATGAACCATACTTCCCAGCAATACGATGAGGTAATAGCTCATTGCCGCGAACTTTTTGTAAACAAGATGAAGGACTACGGTCCGGCTTGGCGGATTCTTAGATTACCATCACTTACCGATCAGATTTTTATTAAGGCTCAGCGCATTAGAAGCATTGAACAAAAGGGCACGCAACTTGTGGATGACGACCTTCGTGGAGAGTTTATCGGAATCCTGAATTACTCCATCATGGCTTTGGTGCAACTGGAGCTGGGAGTGGTAGAAAAACCGGACATTGACAAGGATAAAGCTGCTCAACTATTTGATAAATATGCTGCTGAAACCAAGGCGCTGATGGAGCGCAAAAATCACGATTATGGTGAGGCTTGGCGCGAAATGCGAATCAGTTCGATTACAGATTTGATTTTGCAAAAATTGCTTCGCATAAAGCAGATTGAAGACAATAGTGGGAAGACAATTGTGTCAGAAGGTTTGGACGCCAATTATATGGATATGGTAAACTATGCTGCATTCGTATTAATTAAAATGAGCGAAACAGAAACATTATGA